Proteins encoded together in one Miscanthus floridulus cultivar M001 chromosome 16, ASM1932011v1, whole genome shotgun sequence window:
- the LOC136512655 gene encoding 11S globulin seed storage protein 2-like, with translation MAAVDLTPKQPRKAYGGDGGAYYEWSPADLPMLGVASIGAAKLSLAAGGLALPSYSDSAKVAYVLQGTGTCGIVLPEATKEKVVAVKEGDALALPFGVLTWWHNAPTASSDLTVLFLGDTSKGHKPGQFTNFQLTGSTGIFTGLTTEFVSRAWDLPEADAAKLVSSQPASGIVKTSIALPAGSAKDREGMALNCLEAPLDVDIPGGGRVVVLNTVNLPLVKDVGLGADLVRIDAHSMCSPGFSCDSAYQVTYIVRGSGRVQVVGPDGKRVLETRAEGGVLFIVPRFHVVSKIADASGMEWFSIITTPNPIFSHLAGKTSVWKAISAEVLQASFNTTPEMEQLFRSKRLDSEIFFAPPSSN, from the exons ATGGCGGCGGTGGATCTGACCCCCAAGCAGCCCAGGAAGGCgtacggcggcgacggcggcgcctaCTACGAGTGGAGCCCCGCCGACCTGCCCATGCTCGGCGTCGCCTCCATCGGCGCCGCCAAGCTCTCGCTCGCCGCCGGCGGCCTCGCGCTCCCCAGCTACTCAGACTCCGCCAAGGTCGCCTACGTCCTGCAAG GCACTGGTACCTGCGGCATCGTCCTGCCGGAGGCGACCAAGGAGAAGGTGGTGGCCGTGAAGGAAGGCGAcgccctcgctctccccttcggCGTCCTGACATGGTGGCACAACGCCCCCACCGCGTCGTCCGACCTGACCGTCCTGTTCCTCGGCGACACCTCCAAGGGCCACAAGCCGGGCCAGTTCACAAACTTCCAGCTCACAGGCTCCACTGGCATCTTCACGGGCCTCACCACCGAGTTCGTGTCCCGCGCGTGGGACCTGCCGGAGGCCGACGCCGCGAAGCTGGTGTCGAGCCAGCCGGCCTCCGGCATCGTGAAGACCTCCATCGCGCTGCCGGCGGGCTCGGCCAAGGACCGCGAGGGCATGGCGCTCAACTGCCTGGAGGCGCCGCTGGACGTGGACATCCCCGGCGGGGGCCGCGTGGTGGTGCTCAACACGGTCAACCTGCCGCTGGTGAAGGACGTCGGGCTGGGCGCCGACCTGGTCCGCATCGACGCGCACTCCATGTGCTCCCCGGGCTTCTCGTGCGATTCGGCGTACCAGGTCACCTACATCGTGCGCGGCAGCGGGCGGGTCCAGGTGGTCGGGCCCGACGGGAAGCGCGTCCTGGAGACCCGCGCTGAGGGTGGGGTGCTCTTCATCGTGCCTCGGTTCCACGTCGTGTCCAAGATCGCTGATGCGTCCGGGATGGAGTGGTTCTCCATCATCACCACCCCCAA CCCGATCTTCAGCCACCTGGCGGGGAAGACGTCGGTGTGGAAGGCCATCTCGGCGGAGGTGCTGCAGGCGTCGTTCAACACcacgccggagatggagcagctgTTCCGCTCCAAGAGGCTCGACTCGGAGATCTTCTTCGCGCCTCCCAGCTCCAACTGA